Proteins encoded together in one uncultured Desulfosarcina sp. window:
- a CDS encoding OmpA family protein: protein MNPTAHSTGDHRKKKDVLSAFFTQTARLSRLRSQIAALLLTTILFAVGCSTNRTRVVLLPDHDDHVGKVEVANAHGSTLIDQAGYGVTLKQQSAPAPAAPIDEKEIQKEFAAVLEKEPEAPAKFILHFKSDSDVLTDSSLARIPEIVAEIKKRASMDISVAGHSDRVGNEQYNIELSYKRAQQVSTLLQKQGVDARFIHTSSHGEGNPLIPTPDNVPEPRNRRVEVTVR from the coding sequence ATGAACCCAACAGCCCATTCAACAGGTGATCATCGCAAAAAAAAGGATGTCTTATCGGCATTCTTCACCCAAACGGCACGGCTCAGCCGACTCCGGTCGCAAATTGCCGCCCTGCTGCTGACAACGATCCTTTTCGCGGTTGGGTGTTCAACCAACCGAACCAGGGTGGTTTTGCTGCCCGACCACGATGACCATGTGGGCAAGGTGGAGGTCGCCAACGCCCATGGCAGCACACTGATCGATCAGGCGGGATATGGCGTTACCCTGAAACAGCAATCTGCGCCCGCCCCAGCCGCTCCCATTGACGAGAAAGAGATCCAGAAAGAATTTGCAGCGGTACTGGAAAAGGAACCGGAAGCGCCGGCAAAGTTCATCCTTCATTTTAAATCCGACTCCGATGTTCTCACCGATTCCTCTCTTGCCCGCATCCCTGAAATTGTGGCCGAAATCAAAAAGAGAGCTTCCATGGACATCAGTGTGGCCGGCCACTCCGACCGGGTGGGCAATGAACAATACAATATTGAACTCTCCTACAAACGGGCCCAACAGGTCTCGACCCTTCTGCAAAAGCAGGGGGTCGATGCGCGCTTCATCCACACAAGTTCCCATGGAGAGGGCAACCCCCTGATTCCCACGCCGGATAACGTGCCTGAACCCCGAAACCGGAGGGTAGAGGTCACGGTGAGGTAG
- a CDS encoding FecR family protein yields the protein MKSFIFICLSALFLATGTCMADEPIPCGSIKSVSGEVVIQRQEKDAITAETGTRIYPLDRIQSGKDGSASLILQDDTVICIGPNSAMNMEAYAFNPSIYEYSMATRLLKGTFLFLSGVIAKIAPDNMKIQTPDGTIAVRGTRFLVEVKK from the coding sequence CTGCCTGTCCGCCTTATTCCTGGCCACCGGCACGTGTATGGCGGACGAACCAATTCCCTGCGGAAGCATTAAATCCGTATCCGGTGAGGTCGTCATCCAGCGCCAGGAAAAAGATGCAATAACAGCGGAAACCGGAACCCGGATTTATCCCCTGGATCGGATTCAATCGGGGAAAGACGGTTCCGCCAGCCTTATTCTTCAGGATGATACCGTTATTTGTATCGGACCGAACAGCGCCATGAACATGGAAGCGTACGCCTTCAACCCCAGCATCTACGAATACTCCATGGCAACCCGGCTGTTAAAAGGCACGTTTCTTTTTCTGTCCGGCGTCATTGCAAAAATCGCCCCCGATAACATGAAAATCCAGACTCCGGACGGTACCATCGCCGTTCGAGGCACCCGGTTTCTGGTGGAAGTGAAAAAATGA